The proteins below come from a single Streptomyces spongiicola genomic window:
- a CDS encoding ECF subfamily RNA polymerase sigma factor, BldN family, producing MYPHVGVDASGLATLRAVVLAHMRGFVPTAYAVPAFAASPAVLGHAGPCYALADRIEKAPARSGVAGGRPGDREAGRRGGRHAATSTTTRRPSADSDSARMMELVERAQDGEAEAFGRLYDQYSDTVYRYIYYRVGGKATAEDLTSETFLRALRRISTFTWQGRDFGAWLVTIARNLVADHFKSSRFRLEVTTGEMLDANEVERSPEDSVLESLSNAALLEAVRKLNPQQQECVTLRFLQGLSVAETARVMGKNEGAIKTLQYRAVRTLARLLPDDAR from the coding sequence GTGTACCCACACGTCGGGGTTGACGCCTCGGGCCTGGCTACGCTCCGCGCGGTGGTCCTCGCCCACATGCGCGGCTTCGTCCCCACCGCGTACGCCGTCCCCGCCTTCGCCGCGAGCCCGGCCGTCCTCGGTCATGCCGGTCCCTGCTACGCCCTGGCCGACCGCATCGAGAAGGCACCGGCCCGCAGCGGCGTGGCCGGCGGACGGCCGGGCGACCGGGAGGCGGGCAGACGAGGCGGCCGGCACGCAGCCACCTCGACCACCACCCGCCGGCCGAGTGCCGACAGCGACAGCGCTCGGATGATGGAACTGGTCGAACGCGCGCAGGACGGCGAGGCCGAGGCCTTCGGCCGGCTCTACGACCAGTACAGCGACACGGTCTACCGCTACATCTACTACCGCGTCGGCGGCAAGGCCACCGCGGAGGACCTCACCAGCGAGACCTTCCTCCGGGCGCTGCGCCGCATCTCGACGTTCACCTGGCAGGGCCGCGACTTCGGCGCCTGGCTGGTCACGATCGCCCGGAACCTGGTCGCCGACCACTTCAAGTCGAGCCGGTTCCGGCTGGAAGTGACCACCGGCGAGATGCTCGACGCCAACGAGGTGGAGCGCAGCCCCGAGGATTCGGTACTCGAGTCGCTCTCGAACGCCGCGCTGCTCGAGGCGGTCCGCAAGCTCAACCCGCAGCAGCAGGAGTGCGTCACCCTCCGCTTCCTCCAGGGCCTCTCGGTCGCCGAGACCGCCCGCGTGATGGGGAAGAACGAGGGCGCGATCAAAACCCTTCAGTACCGGGCCGTGCGCACCCTGGCACGGCTGCTGCCCGACGACGCCCGCTGA
- a CDS encoding redox-sensing transcriptional repressor Rex: MATGRTHRPATRSRGIPEATVARLPLYLRALTALSERSVPTVSSEELAAAAGVNSAKLRKDFSYLGSYGTRGVGYDVEYLVYQISRELGLTQDWPVVIVGIGNLGAALANYGGFASRGFRVAALIDADPAMAGKPVAGIPVQHTDELEKIISDNGVSIGVIATPAGAAQQVCDRLVAAGVTSILNFAPTVLSVPDGVDVRKVDLSIELQILAFHEQRKAGEEAEGETTVPPVAPAGATTAADGRKGPDGDVPAVMPA; this comes from the coding sequence GTGGCAACTGGCCGAACCCACCGACCGGCGACTCGCAGCCGAGGAATCCCCGAGGCCACCGTCGCCCGGCTTCCGCTGTATCTGCGCGCGCTGACCGCGCTGTCGGAGCGCTCCGTGCCGACGGTCTCCTCCGAGGAGCTCGCGGCCGCCGCGGGGGTCAACTCCGCGAAGCTGCGCAAGGACTTCTCGTACCTCGGCTCCTACGGGACCCGCGGTGTCGGATACGACGTCGAGTACCTCGTCTACCAGATCTCCCGCGAACTCGGCCTCACCCAGGACTGGCCGGTCGTGATCGTCGGCATCGGCAACCTCGGTGCGGCTCTCGCCAACTACGGCGGGTTCGCCTCCCGCGGCTTCCGTGTCGCCGCGCTGATCGACGCCGACCCGGCGATGGCCGGGAAGCCGGTCGCGGGCATCCCCGTCCAGCACACCGACGAGCTGGAAAAGATCATCTCTGACAACGGCGTGTCCATCGGGGTCATCGCGACTCCCGCGGGCGCCGCCCAGCAGGTGTGCGACCGGCTCGTCGCGGCAGGGGTGACCTCCATCCTCAACTTCGCGCCCACCGTGCTCTCGGTGCCGGACGGCGTCGACGTGCGCAAGGTCGACCTCTCGATCGAGTTGCAGATCCTCGCCTTCCACGAGCAGCGCAAGGCCGGTGAGGAGGCCGAGGGCGAGACGACCGTGCCGCCCGTCGCCCCGGCAGGCGCCACCACCGCGGCCGACGGCCGGAAGGGACCCGACGGGGACGTGCCCGCCGTGATGCCGGCATGA
- a CDS encoding bifunctional uroporphyrinogen-III C-methyltransferase/uroporphyrinogen-III synthase, producing MSPTTSNVPAGPVHGQVTFLGAGPGDPGLLTLRAVEALAGADVLIAEPEVLDVVRGHARAGVSTPELTVVDDASTTAAVPVLRDAANLVMEAVRGGKRVVRAVSGDPGLDGDSGAEMLACAAEGIPFEVVPGVATAVGVPAYAGVPLRDAHGTDVRFIDARTADARCWTEVGASDGTVVVSTTLDAVASAAGDLVSAGRKPDTPLTVTVAGTTTRQRTWTATLGTIAQVFKQGKVLPSPEGHRPVIAVVGERSAPAQRDRLAWFESKPLFGWKVLVPRTKEQAASLSDQLRSYGAVPHEVPTIAVEPPRTPQQMERAVKGLVTGRYEWIAFTSVNAVKAVREKFEEYGLDARAFAGIKVAAVGEQTARALIEFGVKPDLVPSGEQSAAGLLEDWPPYDPVFDPIDRVFLPRADIATETLVAGLIELGWEVDDVTAYRTVRASPPPAETREAIKGGGFDAVLFTSSSTVRNLVGIAGKPHNVTVIACIGPATAKTAEEHGLRVDVLSPEPSVHRLAEALAEFGARRREAALEAGDPVTRPSERRPGARRRRTT from the coding sequence TTGAGCCCCACCACCTCGAACGTCCCTGCTGGTCCCGTACATGGCCAGGTCACCTTCCTCGGCGCCGGTCCCGGTGATCCGGGCCTGCTGACGCTGCGCGCCGTCGAGGCGCTGGCGGGTGCGGACGTGTTGATCGCCGAGCCGGAAGTCCTCGACGTCGTTCGCGGCCACGCGCGCGCCGGAGTGAGCACGCCCGAGCTGACCGTTGTTGACGATGCCTCAACAACCGCCGCCGTCCCGGTGTTGAGGGACGCGGCCAATCTTGTCATGGAGGCCGTGCGGGGCGGCAAGCGGGTGGTCCGTGCCGTGAGCGGGGACCCCGGGCTCGACGGCGACTCGGGCGCCGAGATGCTCGCCTGCGCAGCCGAGGGCATCCCCTTCGAGGTCGTGCCGGGTGTGGCGACCGCCGTCGGGGTGCCCGCGTACGCGGGTGTGCCGCTGCGTGACGCACACGGCACGGACGTGCGGTTCATCGACGCCCGCACGGCCGACGCCCGCTGCTGGACCGAGGTCGGCGCCTCCGACGGCACCGTCGTGGTGTCCACGACGCTGGACGCGGTGGCGTCCGCGGCCGGGGACCTGGTGTCGGCGGGGCGCAAGCCCGACACCCCGCTGACGGTGACGGTGGCCGGTACGACGACGCGGCAGCGGACCTGGACGGCGACCCTCGGCACCATCGCCCAGGTCTTCAAGCAGGGCAAGGTGCTGCCGTCGCCGGAAGGCCACCGGCCGGTCATAGCCGTGGTCGGTGAGCGCAGTGCCCCCGCGCAGCGCGACCGGCTCGCCTGGTTCGAGTCCAAGCCGCTGTTCGGCTGGAAGGTGCTCGTGCCGCGCACCAAGGAGCAGGCCGCTTCGCTCTCCGACCAGCTCAGGTCCTACGGCGCCGTGCCGCACGAGGTCCCGACGATCGCCGTCGAGCCGCCGCGCACCCCGCAGCAGATGGAGCGCGCGGTCAAGGGTCTGGTCACCGGCCGCTACGAGTGGATCGCCTTCACCTCGGTCAACGCGGTGAAGGCGGTACGGGAGAAGTTCGAGGAGTACGGACTGGACGCCCGCGCCTTCGCCGGCATCAAGGTGGCGGCGGTGGGGGAGCAGACGGCGCGGGCGCTGATCGAGTTCGGCGTCAAGCCCGATCTGGTGCCGAGCGGTGAGCAGTCGGCGGCCGGTCTGCTGGAGGACTGGCCGCCGTACGACCCGGTGTTCGATCCGATCGACCGGGTGTTCCTGCCGCGGGCCGACATCGCCACCGAGACCCTCGTGGCGGGCCTGATCGAGCTGGGCTGGGAGGTCGACGACGTCACCGCCTACCGGACCGTGCGGGCCTCGCCGCCGCCGGCCGAGACCCGGGAGGCGATCAAGGGCGGCGGTTTCGACGCCGTGCTCTTCACCTCGTCGTCCACCGTGCGGAACCTGGTCGGCATCGCCGGCAAGCCGCACAACGTGACGGTGATCGCCTGTATCGGTCCCGCGACCGCGAAGACGGCGGAGGAGCACGGGCTGCGGGTCGACGTGCTGTCGCCGGAGCCGTCGGTGCACAGGCTGGCCGAGGCGCTCGCGGAGTTCGGCGCGCGGCGCCGGGAGGCCGCGCTGGAGGCGGGCGACCCGGTGACGCGGCCGAGCGAGCGGCGTCCCGGAGCGCGCAGACGGCGGACGACGTGA
- a CDS encoding glutaredoxin family protein translates to MTPLLPRSEKKAGDRVVTLIGKPGCHLCDDARSVVERVCAETGASFEEKDISRDEELYRAYWEQIPVVLVDGEQHTFWRVDAARLRRELGA, encoded by the coding sequence ATGACCCCTCTGCTGCCGCGTAGCGAGAAGAAGGCCGGTGACCGCGTGGTGACCCTGATCGGAAAGCCCGGGTGCCATCTCTGCGACGATGCGCGGTCCGTGGTCGAGCGGGTGTGCGCCGAGACCGGGGCGTCCTTCGAGGAGAAGGACATCTCCCGGGACGAGGAGCTGTACCGGGCCTACTGGGAGCAGATCCCCGTGGTGCTGGTGGACGGGGAGCAGCACACGTTCTGGCGGGTGGACGCCGCCCGGCTCCGCCGCGAACTGGGGGCGTGA
- a CDS encoding glutamyl-tRNA reductase, whose amino-acid sequence MSLLVVGLSHRSAPVSVLERASLSAEAQGKLLQDALAVEPTAEAAVLATCNRIELYADVDKFHAGVAELSTLLSQHSGVGLEELTPYLYVHYEDRAVHHLFSVACGLDSMVVGEGQILGQIKDSLALGQELHSAGRLLNDLFQQSLRVGKRAHSETGIDRAGQSLVTFGLEQLAEGTPTGEWAEGRSALVIGAGSMSSLAAATLARAGVAEVVVANRTRERAERLVRILTEPGGTGVRARVVDMAAVAGELTRTDVVVSCTGATGLVLGAEAVETALAAREEPLALLDLAMPRDIDAAVHRLAGVRLVDIESLAGASADVPMAADVDRVRAIVAAEVAAFGAAQRAAHITPTVVALRAMAADVVAGEIARLEGRLPGLDERQRAEVAQTVRRVVDKLLHAPTVRIKQLAAEPGGAGYADALRTLFDLDPETVASVSRADVTDADIKNRGRV is encoded by the coding sequence ATGAGCCTCCTCGTCGTCGGCCTCAGCCACCGCAGCGCCCCGGTCAGCGTCCTGGAGCGGGCCTCGCTCTCCGCGGAGGCCCAGGGCAAGCTGCTCCAGGACGCCCTCGCCGTCGAACCCACGGCGGAGGCGGCCGTACTCGCCACCTGCAACCGGATCGAGCTCTACGCCGACGTGGACAAGTTCCACGCGGGAGTCGCCGAACTGTCGACTCTCCTGTCCCAGCACAGCGGGGTCGGGCTGGAGGAACTCACTCCCTATCTGTACGTGCACTACGAGGACCGGGCCGTCCACCATCTGTTCTCGGTGGCCTGCGGGCTGGACTCGATGGTCGTCGGCGAGGGCCAGATCCTCGGCCAGATCAAGGACTCGCTCGCGCTCGGCCAGGAACTGCACAGCGCCGGACGGTTGCTGAACGACCTCTTCCAGCAGTCCCTGAGGGTCGGCAAGCGCGCCCACAGCGAGACGGGTATCGACCGTGCCGGGCAGTCGCTCGTCACCTTCGGCCTGGAGCAATTGGCCGAGGGCACGCCAACCGGGGAGTGGGCCGAGGGCAGGAGCGCGCTCGTCATCGGCGCGGGCTCGATGTCCTCGCTCGCCGCGGCCACCCTGGCCCGCGCCGGGGTCGCCGAGGTCGTCGTCGCGAACCGCACCCGCGAGCGCGCCGAACGGCTGGTGCGGATCCTCACCGAACCCGGCGGGACGGGCGTGCGCGCCCGGGTCGTCGACATGGCCGCCGTCGCCGGCGAACTGACGCGTACCGACGTCGTGGTCTCCTGCACCGGCGCGACCGGGCTGGTGCTCGGGGCCGAGGCCGTCGAGACCGCCCTCGCGGCCCGCGAGGAGCCGCTGGCGCTGCTCGACCTCGCCATGCCCAGGGACATCGACGCCGCGGTCCACCGGCTCGCCGGGGTGCGGCTCGTCGACATCGAGTCGCTCGCCGGGGCGTCCGCGGACGTGCCGATGGCCGCCGACGTCGACCGGGTGCGCGCCATCGTGGCCGCCGAGGTCGCCGCCTTCGGGGCCGCCCAGCGCGCCGCGCACATCACGCCGACCGTGGTCGCCCTGCGCGCCATGGCCGCCGACGTCGTGGCCGGCGAGATCGCCAGGCTCGAGGGCCGGCTGCCGGGCCTGGACGAGCGGCAGCGCGCGGAGGTCGCCCAGACGGTGCGCCGGGTCGTGGACAAGCTCCTGCACGCGCCCACCGTGCGGATCAAGCAGCTCGCGGCCGAGCCCGGGGGCGCCGGGTACGCGGACGCGCTGCGCACACTCTTCGACCTCGACCCGGAGACGGTCGCCTCCGTCAGCCGGGCCGACGTCACCGACGCCGACATCAAGAACCGAGGGCGAGTATGA
- the hemC gene encoding hydroxymethylbilane synthase: protein MTERASGTERPLRLGTRRSKLAMAQSGHVAEAVRRLTGRSVELVEITTYGDTSREHLAQIGGTGVFVTALRDALLAGEVDFAVHSLKDLPTTQPDDLVLAAIPRREDPRDALVARDGLTLDRLPRGARVGTGSPRRMAQLNAYARAHGLRIETVPIRGNVDTRIGFVRDGELDAVVLAAAGLNRIGRIGEVTGFLPVDAVLPAPGQGALAVECPAADAALAATLAELDDPYTRAAVTAERSLLAALEAGCSAPVGALADLPAGERAVHEMRLRGVVGTTDGSTLVQLSITGPVPSSHDEAVALGRELASEMLAKGAAGLMGERAL from the coding sequence ATGACCGAGAGGGCATCGGGGACCGAGCGGCCCCTGCGGCTCGGAACCAGGCGCAGCAAGCTCGCCATGGCCCAGTCCGGGCACGTGGCGGAGGCCGTGCGGCGGCTGACCGGCCGCTCCGTCGAGCTCGTGGAGATCACCACCTACGGCGACACCTCGCGCGAGCACCTGGCGCAGATCGGCGGTACCGGTGTGTTCGTCACGGCACTGCGCGACGCGCTGCTCGCCGGCGAGGTCGACTTCGCGGTGCACTCCCTGAAGGACCTGCCGACCACACAGCCGGACGACCTCGTCCTGGCAGCGATCCCGCGGCGGGAGGACCCGCGTGACGCGCTGGTCGCCCGCGACGGGCTGACCCTGGACCGGCTGCCGCGGGGCGCCCGGGTGGGCACCGGCTCGCCGCGCAGGATGGCCCAGCTCAACGCGTACGCCCGCGCCCACGGGCTGCGGATCGAGACCGTGCCGATCCGGGGGAACGTCGACACCCGCATCGGTTTCGTGCGGGACGGGGAACTGGACGCGGTGGTTCTCGCCGCGGCCGGCCTGAACCGCATCGGCCGGATCGGCGAGGTGACCGGTTTCCTGCCGGTCGACGCCGTCCTGCCCGCCCCCGGCCAGGGGGCCCTGGCGGTGGAGTGCCCGGCGGCCGACGCCGCCCTCGCCGCCACGCTCGCGGAACTCGACGACCCGTACACCCGGGCCGCCGTGACCGCCGAGCGGTCCCTGCTCGCCGCCCTGGAGGCCGGTTGCAGTGCGCCCGTGGGCGCACTGGCCGACCTGCCCGCCGGCGAGCGGGCTGTTCATGAGATGCGCCTGCGGGGCGTCGTCGGCACCACCGACGGTTCCACGCTGGTGCAGCTGTCCATCACCGGTCCCGTGCCCTCGTCGCACGACGAAGCCGTGGCACTCGGGCGCGAACTCGCCTCGGAGATGCTCGCCAAGGGCGCGGCCGGTCTTATGGGGGAGCGCGCACTTTGA
- a CDS encoding NAD-dependent epimerase/dehydratase family protein has protein sequence MGRVVLVTGVARQLGGRFVRRIQRDPGVERVVGVDAVNPGHGLGGADFVRADIRQPAIARVLAEHDVDTVVHLDVTGTPLGSGGRTAVKETNVIGTMQLLGACQKSPTVRRLVVKSSTSVYGSASRDPAVFTETTPPKSLPSGGFAKDAVEVEGYVRGFARRRPDVAVCVLRFANILGPGADSPLADYFSLPVMPTVLGYDPRLQFVHEDDVVDVLRIACHEPRRGTLNSGTFNIAGDGVLLLSQCSRRLGRPTVPVLLPAVTWVGSALRTVGVTDFSPEQIRLLTHGRVVSTVQMRETLGFDPAYTTAETFWDFARSRGPGLLPPETLARAVDKVAALSSDGGATPPSAG, from the coding sequence TTGGGCAGGGTCGTGCTTGTCACCGGTGTGGCCCGGCAGCTCGGGGGCCGCTTCGTACGCCGTATCCAGCGCGATCCCGGAGTGGAACGGGTGGTGGGCGTCGACGCGGTGAACCCCGGGCATGGCCTCGGCGGAGCCGACTTCGTACGGGCCGACATCCGGCAGCCGGCCATAGCGCGGGTACTGGCCGAGCACGACGTGGACACCGTGGTGCACCTGGACGTCACGGGCACCCCACTCGGGTCGGGGGGGCGTACCGCCGTCAAGGAGACCAACGTCATCGGCACCATGCAACTGCTCGGTGCCTGCCAGAAGTCGCCGACCGTCCGGAGGCTGGTGGTCAAGTCCAGTACGAGCGTCTACGGCTCCGCCTCGCGGGACCCGGCCGTCTTCACCGAGACCACGCCCCCCAAGTCACTGCCGAGCGGCGGCTTCGCCAAGGACGCCGTGGAGGTCGAGGGCTATGTGCGGGGCTTCGCGCGCCGCAGGCCGGATGTGGCTGTGTGCGTGCTGCGGTTCGCCAACATCCTCGGGCCGGGCGCCGACTCCCCCCTCGCGGACTACTTCTCGCTGCCCGTCATGCCGACCGTGCTGGGCTATGACCCCCGGCTGCAGTTCGTCCACGAGGACGACGTCGTCGATGTGCTGCGGATCGCCTGCCACGAGCCCCGCCGCGGCACGCTGAACAGCGGCACGTTCAACATCGCGGGCGACGGAGTGCTGCTGCTGTCGCAGTGCTCGCGCAGACTCGGCCGGCCCACGGTGCCGGTGCTGCTGCCCGCGGTGACCTGGGTCGGTTCGGCCCTGCGCACGGTCGGTGTCACCGACTTCTCCCCGGAGCAGATCCGGCTCCTCACGCACGGCCGGGTGGTCAGCACCGTGCAGATGCGCGAGACACTGGGCTTCGACCCCGCCTACACGACCGCGGAGACCTTCTGGGACTTCGCGCGGAGCCGCGGGCCGGGCCTGCTGCCGCCGGAGACCCTGGCGAGGGCGGTCGACAAGGTCGCCGCGCTGTCGTCGGACGGCGGTGCCACCCCACCGAGCGCCGGATAA
- a CDS encoding HAD family hydrolase produces the protein MAALGWLTPRRRSSTARSVLAGEAAAEAARKTSQQFETDARARTGADTAPAEPVFPVAGDVGAAAFFDLDNTVMQGAAIFHFGRGLYKRKFFQRRELARFAWQQTWFRIAGVEDPEHMQDVRESALSIVKGHRVSELMSIGEEIYDEYMADRIWPGTRALAQAHLDAGQKVWLVTAAPVETATIIARRLGLTGALGTVAESVDGVYTGKLVGEPLHGPAKAEAVRALASAEELDLSRCAAYSDSHNDIPMLSLVGHPYAINPDTKLRKHARERDWRLRDYRTGRKAAKVGIPAAAGVGALAGGTAAAVALHRRRR, from the coding sequence ATGGCCGCACTGGGATGGCTCACTCCCCGTAGGCGCTCCTCGACCGCCCGGAGCGTTCTCGCCGGCGAGGCCGCAGCCGAGGCAGCACGCAAGACGTCACAGCAGTTCGAGACGGACGCCCGGGCCCGGACCGGCGCGGACACCGCACCGGCCGAGCCCGTCTTCCCCGTGGCCGGGGACGTCGGCGCCGCCGCCTTCTTCGACCTGGACAACACCGTCATGCAGGGCGCCGCGATCTTCCACTTCGGCCGCGGCCTGTACAAGCGCAAGTTCTTCCAGCGCCGGGAGCTGGCGAGGTTCGCCTGGCAGCAGACGTGGTTCCGGATCGCGGGCGTCGAGGACCCCGAGCACATGCAGGACGTGCGCGAGTCGGCGCTGTCCATCGTCAAGGGCCACCGGGTCTCCGAGCTGATGTCGATCGGCGAGGAGATCTACGACGAGTACATGGCGGACCGCATCTGGCCCGGCACCCGCGCCCTCGCCCAGGCCCATCTCGACGCGGGCCAGAAGGTGTGGCTGGTCACCGCCGCGCCGGTGGAGACGGCCACGATCATCGCCCGCCGGCTCGGGCTGACCGGCGCGCTCGGCACGGTCGCCGAGTCCGTCGACGGCGTCTACACCGGCAAGCTCGTGGGCGAGCCGCTGCACGGCCCGGCCAAGGCCGAGGCGGTACGGGCCCTCGCGAGCGCGGAGGAACTGGACCTGTCGCGCTGCGCGGCCTACAGCGACTCGCACAACGACATCCCGATGCTCTCCCTGGTGGGACACCCGTACGCCATCAACCCGGACACCAAACTACGCAAGCACGCCCGGGAACGGGACTGGCGGCTGCGCGACTACCGCACGGGCCGCAAGGCGGCGAAGGTCGGCATCCCGGCCGCCGCCGGGGTCGGCGCCCTCGCGGGCGGTACGGCGGCGGCCGTGGCCCTGCACCGGCGCCGCCGCTGA
- a CDS encoding 30S ribosomal protein bS22: MGSVIKKRRKRMAKKKHRKLLKRTRVQRRNKK, from the coding sequence GTGGGCTCTGTTATCAAGAAGCGGCGCAAGCGGATGGCCAAGAAGAAGCACCGCAAGCTGCTCAAGCGCACGCGTGTCCAGCGTCGCAACAAGAAGTAA
- a CDS encoding DUF5667 domain-containing protein yields the protein MIANVSAHRRANAFAQALETQALRGAAAELPESSAQRAEQGQLLALANGLGELPKPELDPDVKVVQRARLVAAMEAMLAEGSAARGPTVPEQRSSRRGAHRSSPLRKLRPRSRWSKGLAAGGLTVGVAAGAFGGVAAASSDALPGDSLYGLKRGMEDLKLGMADDDADRGGLYLDQASTRLNEARRLMERGRAGELDTESMKEIRHTLSGMRHDASEGHRLLHQAYERDGSLAPIATLSSFSNSHRDVWNGLRDRLPAQLTDVRDQVSSVFDAIDQEVGPLRSLLPPPPETERLGSSKPGSPPRDSPSSSETHPSAPSSPSAAGPEGDNRPQPSGSGTVDEEQLIGGNTGGLLNPPQNSASPSPSAKPPDPAAPVPDVTIPPLLPGLLPGLGLDGEDTP from the coding sequence GTGATCGCGAACGTTTCGGCGCACCGGCGGGCGAACGCCTTCGCCCAGGCCCTGGAGACTCAGGCGCTCCGGGGCGCGGCGGCCGAGCTGCCCGAGAGTTCGGCCCAGCGGGCCGAGCAGGGACAGCTGCTGGCACTGGCGAACGGCCTCGGCGAGCTGCCGAAGCCGGAGTTGGATCCCGATGTCAAGGTGGTGCAGCGGGCCCGGCTCGTGGCTGCCATGGAAGCCATGCTCGCGGAGGGCTCCGCGGCCCGCGGTCCCACCGTTCCGGAGCAGCGGAGTTCCCGCCGCGGCGCCCATCGGTCCTCCCCACTGCGGAAACTCCGTCCGCGCTCCCGGTGGTCCAAGGGCCTCGCGGCCGGCGGACTCACCGTGGGAGTCGCCGCGGGCGCCTTCGGCGGCGTGGCGGCCGCCAGCTCCGACGCCCTCCCCGGTGACTCCCTCTACGGGCTGAAGCGAGGCATGGAGGACCTGAAGCTCGGCATGGCCGACGACGACGCGGACCGCGGCGGGCTCTACCTCGACCAGGCGTCCACCCGGCTGAACGAGGCACGCCGCCTCATGGAGCGCGGCCGCGCGGGCGAGCTGGACACCGAGTCGATGAAGGAGATCAGGCACACGCTCAGCGGCATGCGGCACGACGCCTCCGAGGGCCACCGGCTGCTGCACCAGGCGTACGAGCGGGACGGCTCGCTCGCCCCCATCGCCACCCTGTCCTCCTTCTCGAACAGCCACCGCGACGTGTGGAACGGGCTGCGGGACAGGCTGCCCGCACAGCTCACGGACGTCCGCGACCAGGTCAGCTCGGTCTTCGACGCCATAGACCAGGAGGTCGGCCCGCTGCGGTCGCTGCTACCGCCTCCTCCCGAGACGGAGCGGCTCGGGTCGAGCAAGCCCGGATCACCCCCGCGGGACTCCCCGAGCTCCTCGGAGACACATCCCTCCGCGCCCTCCTCGCCGTCCGCCGCCGGACCGGAAGGGGACAACCGGCCCCAGCCGTCCGGATCGGGCACCGTGGACGAGGAGCAGCTCATCGGGGGCAACACGGGCGGACTGCTCAACCCACCGCAGAACAGCGCCTCCCCGTCACCGTCCGCCAAGCCCCCGGACCCGGCCGCGCCCGTGCCCGACGTGACGATCCCGCCGCTTCTGCCGGGGCTCCTGCCGGGCCTGGGCCTCGACGGCGAGGACACGCCGTAG
- a CDS encoding lysophospholipid acyltransferase family protein, whose product MADAKVIPFDDDRSRNGAPQRSVRRRAGSGRRRSAAESAREITVGSVPGQLGGDRAVQKQAAARGGAGADGEPPRGPGPGRTATGWDRRIAGGLAFLRRRLTGDYDVDEFGYDRELTDQVLMSLLRPLYANYFRVEVKGIGNIPAEGGALVVANHSGTLPLDGLMMQVAVHDNHPAGRHLRLLAADLVFVLPVINELARKAGHTLACTEDAERLLRRGEVVGVMPEGFKGVGKPFSDRYRLQRFGRGGFVSTALRAGVPIVPCSIVGAEEIYPMIGNAKTLARLLGFPYFPITPTFPWLGPLGAVPLPTKWTIQFGEPIPTDGYPPEAAEDPMLMFNLTDQVREQIQHTLYKLLVQRRSVFF is encoded by the coding sequence ATGGCGGACGCCAAGGTCATTCCGTTCGACGACGACCGGTCGCGCAACGGTGCGCCGCAGCGCTCGGTGCGGCGCCGCGCCGGTTCGGGCCGGCGGAGATCCGCGGCCGAGTCGGCGCGTGAGATCACGGTCGGCTCCGTGCCGGGACAGCTGGGCGGGGACCGGGCGGTGCAGAAGCAGGCAGCGGCCCGCGGGGGCGCGGGCGCGGACGGGGAGCCGCCGCGCGGCCCGGGACCGGGCCGTACGGCCACCGGCTGGGACCGGCGCATCGCCGGTGGGCTGGCGTTTCTGCGCCGCCGGCTCACCGGTGACTACGACGTCGACGAGTTCGGCTACGACAGGGAACTCACCGACCAGGTGCTGATGTCGCTGCTGCGGCCGTTGTACGCCAACTACTTCCGGGTCGAGGTGAAGGGCATCGGCAACATCCCCGCCGAGGGCGGGGCGCTGGTCGTCGCCAACCACTCCGGGACGCTGCCCCTGGACGGCCTGATGATGCAGGTGGCCGTCCACGACAACCACCCGGCCGGCCGGCATCTGCGGCTGCTCGCCGCGGACCTGGTCTTCGTGCTGCCGGTGATAAACGAACTGGCGCGCAAGGCCGGGCACACGCTGGCGTGCACGGAGGACGCGGAACGGCTGCTGCGGCGGGGTGAGGTCGTCGGGGTGATGCCGGAGGGCTTCAAGGGTGTCGGGAAGCCGTTCAGCGACCGCTACAGGCTCCAGCGCTTCGGACGGGGCGGTTTCGTCTCGACGGCTCTGCGGGCGGGTGTGCCGATCGTGCCGTGCTCGATCGTCGGGGCCGAGGAGATCTACCCGATGATCGGCAACGCGAAGACGCTTGCGCGGCTGCTGGGATTCCCGTACTTCCCGATCACGCCTACGTTCCCCTGGCTCGGGCCGCTGGGAGCGGTACCGCTGCCGACGAAGTGGACCATTCAGTTCGGGGAGCCGATTCCGACGGACGGCTATCCGCCGGAGGCGGCCGAGGATCCGATGCTGATGTTCAACCTCACCGACCAGGTGCGGGAACAGATCCAGCACACGCTCTACAAACTGCTGGTGCAGCGGCGGTCGGTCTTCTTCTGA